The Spirosoma sp. SC4-14 DNA window TTCTGACCCGAATCTCTTGCTGAAAACCACTTAGCGTTCTGGCTCCTGGTTTATTTTGAACAGCCGGTTGGGTATCAATCAATTCCAGAACACGCTCGCCCGAGGCTACGCCCCGCTGCGATCCACTAAAGGCATTGGAAATATCTTTGGCCGGACGCGTGACCTGCGAAAAAATAGCGATATAGGAAATAAACTCAGCCGCCGTCAGATCGGACTGACCGCTTAGCACCAGCGAACCGCCATAGAGAAGAATACCCGCTACAACGGCCACACCCATCACTTCCGAAAATGGCGACGCCAGTTCGCGACGATTCGCCAGCGACCGTACTGCCTGCCGGTACCCTTCGTTTTCGCGACGAAATTTATCGAGTATGAAGCCTTCGGCTACAAATCCCTTCACAACGCGCATTCCACCAAATGTTTCGTCGAACAAACTAACCAGACTGCTTAATCGCTGCTGGCCCTCCTGCGCATCGCGTTTCATCCGCCGAACGAGTGTAGCAATAAAACCACCCGAAATTGGAATAACGATGATAGCAAACAGGGTCAGCTTCACCGAAATGCTCAGCAGGGCAACGATGTAGCCAATCAACAGAAAAAACTCTTTAGAGGCTGCCGAGAGCGTATTGGCAATTGAATTTTCGACTTCCTGGACGTCGGTTGTGATGCGCGAAATGAGATTTCCTTTCCGTTCATTCGAGAAGAATCCCAGGTGTAGATGCAGGGTTTTGTCAAATACCGTTTCCCGAAGTTTAGCAACCATCCGCGCCTTAAACGACTCTAACTGACGTACCGACAGGTATTTGAACAGATTGCTGAACAACACCGACAACACAATTACAATACAAACGAACTGTAGCGTACCAATTTTACCGTACTCCTGAAAAACTCGTGCGAAGTAGTAATTGAAAAGTCCGGTAGGTGAAGTAGCGAACGAAGGTGGCGGCTGATTCAGGAATTTTTGCATTTCAGCCGGA harbors:
- a CDS encoding ABC transporter ATP-binding protein, translated to MKTYIRLLSFARPLSRFLTPFVLTSLIASVFGVLNFTLLIPLLSILFDQVNPAEMQKFLNQPPPSFATSPTGLFNYYFARVFQEYGKIGTLQFVCIVIVLSVLFSNLFKYLSVRQLESFKARMVAKLRETVFDKTLHLHLGFFSNERKGNLISRITTDVQEVENSIANTLSAASKEFFLLIGYIVALLSISVKLTLFAIIVIPISGGFIATLVRRMKRDAQEGQQRLSSLVSLFDETFGGMRVVKGFVAEGFILDKFRRENEGYRQAVRSLANRRELASPFSEVMGVAVVAGILLYGGSLVLSGQSDLTAAEFISYIAIFSQVTRPAKDISNAFSGSQRGVASGERVLELIDTQPAVQNKPGARTLSGFQQEIRVRNVSFAYNADTSVLQNISFDLSKGKTIALVGASGGGKSTIADLIPRFYDPTAGQILIDGIDLRDCTMESLRAQMGIVTQESILFNDTIFNNIAFGNAATETDVMEAARIANAHDFIMAQPNGYQTIIGDRGGKLSGGQRQRISIARAILKNPPILILDEATSALDTESEKLVQEALTRLMTNRTTLVIAHRLSTIQHADEILVVNQGRIVERGRHDELLTLDEGFYRKLSTMQSV